In the Homalodisca vitripennis isolate AUS2020 unplaced genomic scaffold, UT_GWSS_2.1 ScUCBcl_14702;HRSCAF=25605, whole genome shotgun sequence genome, one interval contains:
- the LOC124375190 gene encoding collagen alpha-1(I) chain-like, with the protein MPGGQHARPRGTGGSTPRPGPPGSTRPCRGVGGVNTPSDEVPRGVNTPLRVFPRAQHAHAGCRGVKRPPTGTGGSHAPSGVRGVNTAPAGGRGLNTPADEVPGGQTPVPGPAGSTPPSGGVGGSKPRPHEYRGSKPPVRYRGLNTPAPVSRGLNTPSGSVGGLNTPADEVPGLNTPIRCPPGGQHAQAGVSGAQHPVPRGTGGPTRPSGDPRAQHAHRGGVGGKNALRRGTGGSKRPSRGPAGSTPPAGVSGTQHPRPTRAGAQHPFPCPPGQHAQRGCRGVNTPVRQGPGLNTPPVSAGVKPPCGGVGGSTRPSDK; encoded by the exons ATGCCCGGGggtcaacacgcccgtccgagaggtaccgggggctcaacacccCGTCCGGGTCCCccgggctcaacacgcccctgCAGGGGTGTCGGGGGGGTCAACACGCCCTCCGACGAGGTACCCCGGGGGGTCAACACACCCCTCCGGGTtttcccgcgggctcaacacgcccatgcggggtgTCGGGGGGTCAAACGCCCGCCGACAGGTACCGGGGGCTCACACGCCCCCTCCGGTGTCCGCGGGGTCAACACGGCCCCTGCGGGgggtcgggggctcaacacgcccgccGACGAGGTACCCGGGGGCCAAACGCCCGTCCCGGGGCCCGCGGGCTCAACCCCCCCcagcgggggtgtcgggggctcaaaaCCCCGTCCCCACGAGTACCGGGGCTCAAAACcccccgtccg gtaccgggggctcaacacgcccgccCCGGtttcccgcgggctcaacacgcccagcGGGAGTGTcggggggctcaacacgcccgccgacgaggtaccggggctCAACACCCCCATCCGGTGTCCCCCCGGGGGTCAACACGCCCaagcgggggtgtcgggggctcaacacccCGTCCCACGAGGTACCGGGGGgccaacacgcccatccggtgacccgcgggctcaacacgcccatcggGGGGGGGTCGGGGGTAAAAACGCcctccgacgaggtaccgggggctcaaaaCGCCCATCCCGgggtcccgcgggctcaacacccCCTGCGGGGGTGTCGGGGACTCAACACCCCCGTCCGACAAGGGCCGGGGCTCAACACCCCTTTCCGTGTCCCCCGGGTCAACACGCCCAGCGGGGGTGTCGGGGggtcaacacgcccgtccgacaggGGCCGGGGCTCAACACCCCGCCGGTGTCCGCGGGGGTCAAACCCCCCTGCGGGGgggtcgggggctcaacacgcccctccgacaag